From Synoicihabitans lomoniglobus, the proteins below share one genomic window:
- a CDS encoding succinate dehydrogenase cytochrome b subunit: MNLFRNLFTSSIGRKLLMAVTGLVLVGFVTGHLVGNLQIFLAPDHINGYAHFLQSLGPALWAVRLFLLACVVIHIWAAVVLTLESKAARGPKNYGVNRWLRATVASRYMRMSGLVVLAFILYHLAHFTVGAAGTETFKTALPHWTMQHDVRELGIPLAEAGTEVHDVYSMVFLGFAHPLVSLFYIVAVGLLSLHLWHGADSVFQTFGLRNGSWSGGLRRVVGLFCLLYFLGNLAIPGAILTGVVKPAEGTTAHSQLISQR, translated from the coding sequence ATGAACCTGTTCCGCAACTTGTTCACATCATCCATCGGTCGCAAGCTGCTGATGGCGGTGACCGGCCTCGTTTTGGTCGGGTTTGTCACTGGGCATTTGGTCGGCAATTTGCAGATCTTTTTGGCTCCGGACCACATTAACGGCTACGCCCATTTCCTGCAGTCCCTGGGGCCTGCGCTGTGGGCGGTGCGTCTGTTCCTGCTCGCCTGTGTGGTGATTCACATCTGGGCGGCGGTGGTGTTGACGCTGGAAAGCAAAGCGGCCCGCGGACCCAAAAACTACGGCGTCAACCGCTGGCTGCGGGCGACCGTGGCTTCTCGCTACATGCGGATGAGCGGCCTCGTGGTGCTGGCGTTCATCCTTTACCACCTCGCGCACTTCACCGTGGGGGCGGCGGGAACGGAGACGTTCAAAACGGCTTTGCCTCATTGGACGATGCAGCACGATGTCCGGGAGCTGGGCATTCCGTTGGCCGAAGCCGGCACCGAAGTTCACGACGTCTATTCGATGGTGTTTCTCGGTTTCGCTCACCCGTTGGTATCGCTCTTCTATATCGTCGCGGTGGGGCTGTTGAGCCTCCATCTTTGGCATGGCGCCGATTCGGTTTTCCAGACGTTCGGCCTGCGCAACGGCTCCTGGTCGGGCGGTTTGCGGCGAGTGGTGGGGCTATTTTGCCTGCTCTATTTTCTGGGCAATCTCGCCATTCCCGGGGCGATCCTGACCGGTGTCGTCAAGCCTGCCGAGGGCACCACCGCCCACTCCCAACTGATTTCCCAACGCTAA
- a CDS encoding PEP-CTERM sorting domain-containing protein (PEP-CTERM proteins occur, often in large numbers, in the proteomes of bacteria that also encode an exosortase, a predicted intramembrane cysteine proteinase. The presence of a PEP-CTERM domain at a protein's C-terminus predicts cleavage within the sorting domain, followed by covalent anchoring to some some component of the (usually Gram-negative) cell surface. Many PEP-CTERM proteins exhibit an unusual sequence composition that includes large numbers of potential glycosylation sites. Expression of one such protein has been shown restore the ability of a bacterium to form floc, a type of biofilm.), with the protein MSLSTLFNRLATIATFAIVPAAFAQIAVTDISYGPRQNDPNSTQGGITFRNELYDVNTIDAGGESYRFDGPVADSVHIRRNTTAGNPDNTTLFYQVQQSRWSGTSAYGTAPTTLEEVFTDGNLFTGVRDPFANTGSSSNSQNSNIERIDFYFGDYVVQEGAGIVFFDLENVGNQGDAFKIAAFDSWDASTYTPDSYANTGLNIAPDSFGTGLNSPTDNSSLDFGRATYTNSDNLSGSASNFTVFGSDLELVGIMIRFTDLGLEVGSTIQGFSIMASDVNAATSVDLVDWTDNTVYRTDTDRNTHGNVDFMGFGAQLANPVPEPSSYGAIFVGLLSGFYLTRRRRHHRAAAIA; encoded by the coding sequence ATGTCATTATCCACGCTGTTCAACCGCCTCGCCACCATCGCCACGTTTGCGATCGTGCCAGCCGCGTTTGCCCAGATCGCGGTGACCGACATTTCCTACGGTCCGCGTCAAAACGATCCCAACTCTACTCAGGGTGGCATCACGTTTCGCAACGAATTGTATGACGTGAACACCATCGATGCCGGTGGCGAATCCTACCGCTTCGACGGCCCCGTCGCCGACAGTGTGCACATTCGTCGCAACACCACCGCCGGTAACCCGGACAACACCACGTTGTTCTACCAAGTGCAGCAGAGCCGTTGGTCTGGCACGAGCGCCTATGGCACCGCCCCGACCACCTTGGAAGAGGTGTTTACCGACGGAAACCTCTTCACGGGCGTGCGCGATCCGTTCGCCAACACCGGCAGCTCCAGCAACTCGCAGAACTCGAACATCGAGCGTATCGACTTCTATTTCGGCGACTACGTCGTGCAGGAAGGCGCCGGCATCGTGTTCTTCGATTTGGAAAACGTCGGCAACCAAGGTGACGCGTTTAAAATCGCGGCCTTCGACAGCTGGGATGCCTCCACCTACACCCCCGACTCCTACGCGAACACGGGGCTGAATATCGCGCCCGACTCGTTCGGCACCGGTCTTAATTCTCCCACCGACAACAGCAGCCTCGATTTCGGTCGGGCGACCTACACCAACAGCGACAACTTGTCGGGCAGCGCTTCAAACTTCACCGTGTTTGGTTCCGATCTGGAACTCGTGGGTATCATGATCCGCTTCACCGATCTCGGACTGGAAGTCGGCAGCACGATTCAGGGCTTTTCCATCATGGCCAGCGACGTGAATGCCGCGACCAGCGTCGACCTCGTCGATTGGACGGACAACACCGTCTACCGCACCGACACCGATCGTAACACCCACGGTAATGTCGACTTCATGGGCTTTGGCGCCCAGCTGGCCAATCCCGTGCCGGAGCCTTCCAGCTATGGTGCGATCTTCGTCGGACTGCTGAGCGGGTTCTACCTCACGCGCCGTCGCCGCCACCATCGTGCGGCGGCCATCGCCTGA
- a CDS encoding CoF synthetase, with the protein MSAPQFANASASIGPAVGDRLPASLEQEIRRIYERSPLYGKRFPLHSEPLGWGCYAEIPQLTKGEIVERGHQSFFADYTEIERGLDESRFEYESTSGTTSGPMTVIMEDGWWDEQTARAYQASPVLRPFVGKPFRKCILAPVGCSSNLCPYEDHPFPNRYLDGTVYLNLTSDPFVFRESEWDRIVVELQAVKPDIIEGEPIYLSLLARAVARRGVTVPSVKAVILTYGKASLQHSRRIAEVFPAPQVDLYGSTEAGYLFVGDAFQDNSQVIDDNAFIELVPYRNLEDTFQIIVTTRGREAMPLLRYHTGDIVQRHPAGFRVLGRESGLYFRPDGSLVSPTDIDHALPENFVCWHYSLVQTKPDRWDFHYVADHTAPETVITAIAEVLGGGARVVAFRRRHIPPAASGKFALLKPLVD; encoded by the coding sequence ATGTCCGCTCCTCAATTTGCCAATGCCTCCGCCTCCATCGGCCCCGCCGTCGGCGACCGCCTGCCTGCTTCCCTCGAACAGGAGATCCGCCGGATTTATGAGCGCAGTCCGCTCTACGGCAAACGCTTCCCGTTGCACTCCGAGCCGTTGGGCTGGGGCTGTTATGCCGAAATCCCGCAGCTGACCAAAGGCGAGATCGTCGAGCGCGGTCATCAGTCGTTCTTCGCCGATTACACTGAAATCGAGCGCGGCCTCGACGAATCACGTTTCGAATACGAGAGCACCTCGGGCACGACATCCGGTCCCATGACCGTGATCATGGAAGACGGTTGGTGGGATGAGCAAACCGCCCGGGCCTACCAGGCGTCGCCGGTGCTTCGCCCGTTTGTGGGGAAACCGTTTCGCAAGTGCATCCTCGCGCCGGTCGGCTGCTCCAGCAACTTGTGTCCTTACGAGGATCACCCGTTTCCGAACCGTTATTTGGACGGCACCGTTTATCTGAACCTGACCAGTGACCCGTTTGTATTCCGCGAGTCCGAGTGGGATCGGATCGTGGTCGAGCTGCAGGCGGTCAAGCCCGACATCATCGAGGGTGAGCCCATCTATTTGTCCCTGCTGGCCCGGGCCGTGGCGCGCCGGGGCGTGACCGTGCCGAGCGTGAAGGCCGTGATTCTCACTTATGGCAAGGCGAGCCTGCAGCACAGTCGTCGCATCGCGGAGGTGTTTCCCGCGCCCCAAGTCGATCTCTATGGTTCGACGGAAGCCGGTTACTTGTTCGTGGGCGACGCGTTTCAGGACAACTCCCAGGTCATTGACGACAATGCCTTCATTGAACTCGTGCCGTATCGGAATCTTGAAGACACGTTTCAGATTATCGTGACCACGCGTGGTCGGGAGGCCATGCCACTGCTCCGCTATCACACCGGCGACATCGTGCAGCGTCATCCGGCAGGGTTTCGGGTGTTGGGCCGGGAGAGCGGATTGTATTTCCGTCCGGACGGCTCGCTGGTGTCGCCGACCGACATCGATCATGCCCTGCCCGAGAATTTCGTGTGTTGGCACTACTCCCTGGTGCAGACCAAACCCGATCGGTGGGATTTCCACTACGTCGCGGATCACACCGCGCCGGAGACCGTGATCACCGCCATTGCCGAAGTGCTGGGCGGAGGGGCGCGGGTCGTCGCTTTCCGGCGGCGTCACATCCCGCCGGCCGCCAGCGGGAAGTTTGCGTTGTTGAAGCCGTTGGTGGACTGA
- a CDS encoding NUDIX hydrolase has translation MSSSSPSEWQRGADRDLLQTRIFDVRSSAFRHPARKVAKEFLVIDAPDWAIVLALTPAGELVLVRQFRFGAQQISLEFPGGVIEAGEAPARGAARELREETGYTGADPIVLGTVFPNPAIQSNRAHIILITDAVCTDPLQWDADEELSLSLRPVVEVIALARAGGMLHALMLNALFLFEPWWREQQRARDEAGI, from the coding sequence ATGTCTTCCTCCTCACCTTCCGAATGGCAACGCGGCGCCGATCGCGACCTCCTGCAAACGCGGATATTCGATGTGAGATCGAGTGCGTTTCGGCACCCGGCCAGAAAGGTGGCTAAAGAGTTTCTGGTCATCGATGCCCCGGACTGGGCCATTGTATTGGCCCTCACGCCGGCGGGCGAGTTGGTCTTGGTGAGGCAATTTCGATTCGGCGCGCAGCAGATTTCCCTGGAGTTTCCGGGGGGCGTAATCGAGGCCGGGGAAGCCCCCGCTCGCGGGGCGGCTCGCGAATTGCGGGAGGAAACCGGCTATACCGGCGCGGACCCGATCGTGTTGGGCACGGTCTTTCCCAACCCCGCGATTCAGAGCAATCGCGCGCACATCATTCTGATCACCGATGCCGTTTGCACCGATCCACTGCAATGGGACGCCGACGAAGAGCTCTCGCTTTCGCTCCGGCCCGTCGTCGAGGTGATCGCCCTGGCCCGGGCCGGTGGCATGCTGCACGCCTTGATGCTCAATGCGCTGTTCCTGTTTGAACCGTGGTGGCGTGAACAACAACGCGCGCGGGATGAGGCGGGAATTTGA
- a CDS encoding LysM peptidoglycan-binding domain-containing protein, giving the protein MDTISQENNESFSWLPLLALIVGVIAAVLGGVALKKLGDINKTLADQNALTARIDSLETELRKTSTSADAATQRINKVAADTNTAFKQFSDAFGGLRTEFETIKESAVKPAPVVTSAPGGSSGPAVAGPDEYVVKSGDTGIKIARANNVSWGDLQAVNPSVNWNRLGVGQTIKLPKK; this is encoded by the coding sequence ATGGACACCATTTCTCAGGAAAATAACGAGTCGTTCAGCTGGCTCCCCTTGCTTGCCTTGATTGTCGGCGTCATCGCCGCCGTATTGGGCGGGGTTGCTCTTAAGAAGCTCGGCGATATCAATAAAACTCTCGCCGATCAAAACGCGCTGACGGCGCGCATTGACAGCCTCGAGACCGAGTTGCGCAAGACGTCGACTTCCGCCGATGCTGCCACGCAGCGCATCAACAAGGTCGCCGCCGACACCAACACGGCGTTCAAGCAATTCAGCGACGCTTTCGGCGGCCTGCGCACCGAGTTCGAAACCATCAAGGAATCGGCCGTCAAACCCGCGCCGGTCGTCACGTCCGCACCCGGTGGTTCTTCCGGTCCCGCGGTGGCTGGCCCCGACGAATACGTCGTCAAATCCGGAGACACCGGCATCAAGATCGCCCGCGCGAACAACGTCTCGTGGGGCGACCTGCAGGCGGTTAACCCGAGCGTGAATTGGAATCGTCTCGGGGTCGGGCAAACCATCAAGTTGCCCAAGAAATAA
- a CDS encoding tetratricopeptide repeat protein has product MSKSNETPSAPAGDDRNIVAADASAPTTDFETVVVRFWEKNRVALLAATIVVVVMILGRHGWEMMQDSKAASTREAYAAATTDAARTSFAQEYAGTELAGAAWLEVGDTAFKDGRFSEAINAYDSAAAELEGTVFADRIRLGRAMAQTLNGDRAGGQSALRDLANNTGVSPAVRCEAAFHLASSAAAKGDTETLNALATQIAAIDTASNWNQRVGVLQAAAASANSASDVSFATP; this is encoded by the coding sequence ATGTCCAAGTCCAACGAAACCCCTTCCGCACCCGCGGGCGACGATCGCAACATCGTGGCCGCCGATGCTTCCGCTCCGACCACTGACTTCGAAACCGTCGTCGTCCGGTTTTGGGAGAAAAACCGCGTCGCCCTGTTGGCTGCGACCATCGTCGTGGTGGTCATGATTCTCGGCCGCCACGGTTGGGAAATGATGCAGGACAGCAAGGCCGCCTCCACCCGCGAGGCCTACGCCGCGGCGACGACCGATGCGGCCCGCACGTCTTTTGCCCAGGAGTATGCCGGCACCGAGTTGGCTGGTGCCGCGTGGTTGGAAGTGGGCGACACCGCTTTCAAGGACGGTCGTTTCAGCGAAGCGATCAATGCTTACGACTCGGCCGCCGCCGAGCTCGAAGGCACCGTGTTTGCCGACCGGATTCGTCTGGGACGCGCCATGGCCCAGACCCTCAACGGTGACAGGGCGGGTGGACAAAGTGCCCTGCGCGATCTGGCCAACAATACGGGAGTATCTCCGGCGGTCCGCTGCGAAGCGGCCTTCCATCTTGCGTCCTCCGCGGCGGCAAAGGGAGACACCGAGACGCTCAATGCGCTGGCCACCCAGATTGCAGCGATCGATACGGCTTCGAATTGGAACCAGCGTGTCGGCGTGCTGCAGGCGGCTGCGGCTTCGGCAAATTCGGCCAGCGACGTTTCGTTTGCGACCCCCTGA
- the purU gene encoding formyltetrahydrofolate deformylase, with protein MSENAPLVCLLHGPDQPGLVAKVSGWIFERGGNIVHADQHRDLEEGIFFQRVEWIPAGDAAVEEAAFREFAGALGMNPSVASPARRTRVALFVSKADHCFHDIALRWKAGEYACDIVAVVSNHQVLEEASRHYGLPFHHVPINATTKPVAEAAQLALLRDLDVELVVLARYMQVLSDDFLSKFARPVINIHHSFLPAFAGGRPYHQAHTRGVKLIGATAHYATAVLDDGPIIQQDVARVTHQHEVNDLIRKGRDLEKIVLAQAVRWHLEHRVLVYGNKTVVFD; from the coding sequence ATGTCTGAAAACGCGCCCCTCGTTTGCTTGCTGCATGGCCCCGATCAACCGGGGTTGGTGGCCAAGGTGTCGGGTTGGATATTCGAGCGCGGGGGGAACATCGTGCACGCGGATCAACACCGCGACCTGGAGGAAGGCATCTTCTTTCAACGTGTGGAGTGGATTCCGGCGGGTGATGCCGCGGTCGAAGAAGCCGCGTTTCGCGAGTTTGCCGGGGCGTTGGGCATGAACCCTTCGGTCGCGTCTCCGGCGCGTCGGACCCGGGTGGCGTTGTTTGTGTCCAAGGCCGATCACTGTTTTCACGACATCGCGCTGCGCTGGAAAGCGGGGGAGTATGCGTGCGACATTGTCGCCGTGGTCTCGAACCACCAGGTGCTGGAAGAGGCATCGCGGCACTACGGTTTGCCGTTTCACCATGTCCCGATCAACGCGACCACGAAGCCCGTGGCGGAAGCGGCCCAGCTCGCGTTGCTGCGCGATCTGGACGTCGAGCTCGTGGTGCTCGCGCGCTACATGCAGGTGTTGTCCGATGATTTCCTGAGCAAGTTTGCCCGGCCGGTCATCAACATCCACCACTCCTTTTTGCCGGCGTTCGCGGGGGGACGTCCCTACCATCAGGCTCACACCCGTGGAGTGAAACTGATCGGAGCAACGGCGCATTATGCGACCGCCGTGCTCGATGACGGACCGATTATTCAGCAGGACGTCGCTCGGGTGACGCACCAGCACGAGGTCAACGACCTCATCCGCAAGGGCCGTGATTTGGAAAAGATCGTGTTGGCCCAGGCGGTGCGGTGGCACCTGGAGCACCGCGTTCTAGTCTACGGCAACAAGACCGTGGTTTTCGATTAG